The Manihot esculenta cultivar AM560-2 chromosome 11, M.esculenta_v8, whole genome shotgun sequence genome includes a region encoding these proteins:
- the LOC122725031 gene encoding uncharacterized abhydrolase domain-containing protein DDB_G0269086-like → MDDIKFPKNFVLSRDNMHAIFDAFGDGRSVTEIAAEMVQSASSKKVSRPPAKAYSRALKPSARSTKPSSRGGSSSTLRPAEGSRSAPASSEGVGGTSLPIVEQTPTVEQVEQDIAHSPGGVSGEKSKFPVTKDKEASGTGMEIILLDDQVSEVSTQDAPASVRIGSEGALPKTGDKRPALSETSAPSPARKKSRAATGPSPALPPLGKKKGVPAVPSLSPSGNVLSASDITPESPASAATGLFMEVDARDRSLQESVDSRIEEARLEENLSATNDARGNPVAAREQIQSLQVELHSALEALKKADEKAAETSGYTKSLEAELSQTREVLRVSDERAAALEVRCEGVLKQLSSMTEALSERDEAVRQKAEVQQQYGVLKADFEELQAQLEEAKAQKEAALARVEVLEQELSTSSDRIRDLGSSAEEFNLRHQQLNHEVRTLERKCSALLKVVKHFEDRSQLVREQCIAEYQESDELKRKIEQACEAHLQDYKDSSELKEFVAEACEAHLNEYKASGEMGAAILKKAFRMYVTGYNRDCRRNIRRPAKSSSEESKLEGEDVEVLESGKDDPNSEKEDLHLESEIAPVVNVEGSDPRGSELPSDVTASVNNVGEGVLTDVSPLRTIYPPTSSEG, encoded by the exons ATGGATGATATCAAGTTtcccaagaactttgtcctaTCTCGGGACAATATGCATGCGATTTTTGACgcttttggggatgggcgttcagtGACTGAAATTGCTGCGGAGATGGTTCAATCTGCTTCTTCCAAgaaggttagccgacctcccgCCAAAGCTTATTCTAGAGCTTTGAAGCCGAGCGCCCGCAGCACCAAGCCATCTAGCCGcggtgggtcgagctcaactcttaggcctgctgaagggtctagGTCTGCCCCAGCTTCCTCGGAGGGCGTGGGAGGAACCTCTCTtcctattgtggagcagacccctACCGTTGAACAAGTAGAGCAGGATATTGCCCATTCTCCTGGAGGGGTGTCAGGGGAAAAATCTAAGTTCCCTGTTACTAAAGACAAggaggcctctgggacaggaatggagatcatcctcctagatgACCAAGTCTCAGAGGTTTCTACTCAAGATGCCCCTGCCTCTGTGAGGATTGGATCTGAGGGCGCTCTACCGAAGACCGGGGATAAACGCCCAGCCCTATCCGAAACATCTGCTCCATCTCcagctcggaagaaatccagggctgCCACAGGAccttctccagctcttcctccccTTGGGAAAAAGAAAGGTGTTCCTGCTGTGCCTTCATTGTCTCCTTCCGGCAACGTTCTGAGTGCGTCGGACATTACCCCcgagtctccggccagtgct gcgacgggcctctttatggaggtggatgctcgtgATCGCTCCCTCCAGGAGTCTGTAGACAgccggattgaggaggcgcgTCTGGAAGAGAACTTATCTGCAACCAATGACGCAAGGGGTAATCCAGTAGCTGCTCGAGAGCAaatccagtccctccaggtggagCTGCATTCGGCGCTAGAGGCCCTTAAAAAGGCTGATGAGAAGGCGGCTGAGACATCAGGGTATACCAAGTCTttagaagcagagctgtctcaGACTCGTGAGGTTCTCAGagtgtctgatgagagggcagctgcttTGGAGGTTCGCTGCGAAGGggttttaaagcagctgtctTCTATGACAGAGGCCCTTAGCGAAAGGGATGAGGCCGTGAGGcaaaaagctgaggtccagcAACAATATGGGgtcttaaaggctgattttgaagagCTTCAAGCTCAACTGGAGGAAGCGAAGGCTCAGAAGGAAGcagccctagctcgggtggaggtccttgagcaggagttgagcaCGAGCTCTGATCGTATCAGAGATCTGGGTTCATCGGCTGaggagttcaaccttcgccatcagcagctcaaccatgaagtcaggaccttGGAGCGTAAGTGTTCAGCCCTGCTTAAGGTAGTAAAGCATTTTGAAGACAGATCTCAGCTGGTGCGTGAGCAGTGCATAGCGGAATATCAGGAGTCGGATGAGCTGAAAAggaagatcgagcaggcctgtgaggctcACCTCCAGGACTACAAGGACTCTTCCGAGCTTAAGGAATTTGTGGCTGAGGCCTGCGAAGCACATCTtaatgagtataaagcttctggtgaaatggGAGCGGCTATTCTTAAGAAAGCCTTCCGCATGTATGTGACCGGCTATAATCgtg attgccggaggAACATACGCCGGCCAGCTAAGTCTTCTTCGGAAGAGTCCAAGCTAGAGGGGGAGGACGTGGAAGTCCTTGAGTCAGGGAAGGATGACCCTAACTCTGAGAAGGAGGATCTCCACCTTGAGTCAGAGATAGCTCCTGTTGTAAACGTTGAGGGCTCTGATCCAAGGGGTTCCGAGCTTCCTTCAGATGTGACTGCAAGTGTAAATAATGTAGGCGAGGGTGtgcttactgatgtaagtcctttaaggactatttatcccccCACTTCGTCAGAAGGATAA